From the Hylaeus volcanicus isolate JK05 chromosome 4, UHH_iyHylVolc1.0_haploid, whole genome shotgun sequence genome, one window contains:
- the LOC128874545 gene encoding ankyrin repeat and BTB/POZ domain-containing protein 3 isoform X3 — MTSIQRVSCVDKDCVCVLCRELKDTRMTANLKSSRAPHEGVNFILRRGLPLTTRIPSKEWLETEEPKFKGYGDAMKDKNHGTETERTMTPAVTGKPDRDVAHKTVIYFGDSSQRQREAKSKETHTGRLTEPVAKEECRMSEPDPVEDSKCSGKSPTERQRSTVSLVENEGAKVTHEIVVNVSPNREDVLRIEEDESQVEDHWSLPGDNTGFKADWSFVQQWRLRGPGGGNGRDLYCPPYSKDFAESSPKNGVHNMVHMVAERDTDSVAPTPTPQHPHHSQHHHLSLHEIRALQRRPECTGNSSSDENRSSGHASMSDTGGHTSSSSPPHRHHRAHSPQQLNSVPEDDRLSASVTQRNGRSRSGQNRNRHRATPAKVPWSGSGLEDIKLAIQQLTMRSHKSSSTYSSLSGSESSEPAVRRLMRHSSLETINTNVTSADEFVWVDSHNRLVELQQLPWTHHDVLRVLQNGRTREHMDQVSMETIPRLSYLLQRALVRIGRETQRLAKPVGLCSKHEIYSAFKIVLCPALADSCTKACLRAAAMFAVSGDQLKQSKASRSGLQLPVGRFLRWMSDVRLGRMIHEYAAIYLTAGIENLLEEILLQCIPTDPHTTLTATMLEHAIANSGDLWGLLQPYAHLNAGRTASGALAMPRWASVSSLNSSSSSRSGRDAASSAFEPSLLTTCVGSMSELLDLISKVVQAGRSPIPLTAKALNALFYYMRCSQLEHGERGSGIQELAYERAYVVLPPLVEWLRVATAHAEHRHGLVVDQDDINQAARLLLPGVDCPVRPICFEEIAVCSKRIDDSEYVRLLTMDMAFKMLIGGRTDLIAQAMLLLPSTKINTVNDNGFTALMIACINGDETAVLALLDAGADLNIESPPPPTGQSGNTPSKVPSVPTVSNTRSPVTQSSIMSPGKNTQTLNSSSGSPGSSSNASSNICCNQTGINAETQHWTALTYTALLGHCNIARILLERGAAVEGGAKVSEDKCTVTPLQAATASGNNEMVALLLAHGAQPFLSTLIKDSFSYSGSAQRGCYSAISVATAHGQRSCLRQLLSHPLNFSAKRGEKEVLSLEEILAEGSAGTSPQQQTVDGRGNRREGKEPVFNKVQTKALQEAMYHSAESNHLDITMELRGLKVGWTLHCWMHSLATAHEMRLDSVIDQLLQDFLQVCPDDYSTQFVQECLPLLFNIFRYSKKEGTTLLLADIFCTCFGWEPIKPIRDTTLSSGSRIDPKFVNNPELSDVQFRVEGRVFYGHKIVLVTSSPRFRNMLSSKLCEGNPPIVQINDIRYHIFQMVMEFLYHGGCATLEVNQSDVLELMAAANFFQLDGLLRYCEAQCSSMVDLDNIVSMYIHAKVYNATQLLEYCQGFLLQNMVALLTYDDSVKRLLFAKKLPNHDVLAGLLLTLQARIKARRSQQQNKMKT, encoded by the exons ACAGAGCCTGTGGCGAAAGAGGAGTGCAGGATGTCGGAGCCAGATCCTGTCGAGGACTCGAAATGTTCAGGGAAGTCGCCGACGGAGAGACAACGGTCGACGGTCAGTCTGGTGGAGAATGAGGGTGCCAAGGTCACGCACGAGATCGTGGTGAACGTCAGTCCTAACAGGGAGGACGTTCTGAGGATCGAGGAGGACGAGAGCCAGGTCGAGGATCATTGGTCCTTGCCGGGGGACAACACCGGGTTCAAGGCGGACTGGAGCTTCGTTCAGCAATGGCGCCTGAGGGG ACCTGGCGGTGGCAATGGACGTGATCTATATTGTCCTCCATACTCGAAGGACTTCGCAGAGAGTTCACCGAAAAACGGTGTTCACAATATGGTTCACATGGTGGCTGAGAGAGATACAGACAGCGTGGCTCCAACGCCCACGCCTCAACATCCTCATCACTCTCAGCATCATCATCTCAGTTTGCACGAAATACGCGCGCTTCAG AGGCGACCAGAATGCACAGGCAACAGCTCTTCGGATGAGAATCGATCATCGGGGCACGCGAGCATGTCGGACACAGGTGGCCACACCAGCAGCAGTTCGCCACCCCATCGTCACCACAGGGCGCATAGTCCTCAGCAGCTGAACTCTGTGCCTGAAGACGATCGTCTATCGGCCTCCGTTACCCAGAGAAATGGCAGGAGCAGATCTGGCCAAAATCGCAATAGACACAGAGCCACGCCAGCCAAG GTGCCATGGTCGGGATCCGGTTTGGAAGACATCAAACTGGCGATCCAACAGCTCACGATGCGTTCCCATAAGTCATCGTCCACTTACTCCTCCTTGAGCGGCTCTGAGAGCTCGGAGCCTGCTGTAAGAAGACTGATGCGGCATTCCAGCTTGGAAACCATCAACACCAACGTGACCAGCGCCGATGAATTCGTCTGGGTGGACTCCCACAATAGACTGGTGGAGTTGCAGCAACTACCTTGGACGCACCACGACGTGCTTCGCGTGTTGCAGAATGGTCGTACCAGGGAGCACATGGACCAAGTCTCTATGGAGACTATACCTCGTTTATCTTACCTGCTGCAGAGGGCCTTGGTCAGAATCGGTCGTGAGACTCAGAGACTGGCCAAGCCCGTTGGTCTGTGCAGCAAGCACGAGATCTACAGTGCATTTAAAATCGTCTTGTGCCCTGCCTTGGCTGATTCTTGCACCAAG GCCTGCTTACGCGCCGCCGCGATGTTCGCTGTATCCGGCGACCAATTGAAGCAATCGAAAGCATCCCGATCGGGACTCCAATTACCAGTTGGACGATTTCTTCGTTGGATGTCCGACGTGCGATTAGGAAGAATGATACACGAATACGCCGCCATATATCTGACCGCGGGAATCGAGAATCTCTTGGAAGAAATACTGTTACAATGCATACCGACCGATCCCCACACAACTCTAACGGCGACTATGTTGGAGCACGCCATAGCAAATAGTGGAGATTTATGGGGGCTTCTACAGCCATACGCGCATCTTAATGCTGGACGAACGGCATCAG GTGCTCTTGCAATGCCTCGTTGGGCCAGCGTAAGTTCATTAAACTCGTCGTCGTCATCCCGAAGTGGAAGAGACGCAGCAAGCTCCGCGTTTGAACCGTCACTACTGACCACATGCGTAGGATCTATGTCGGAACTTTTGGATCTAATCTCGAAAGTAGTTCAAGCGGGACGCTCGCCCATACCTCTGACCGCCAAGGCGTTGAACGCGTTGTTTTATTACATGAGGTGTTCACAG CTGGAGCATGGCGAACGGGGTTCTGGGATACAAGAACTGGCGTACGAGCGAGCGTACGTTGTTCTTCCCCCTCTGGTTGAGTGGCTGCGTGTCGCGACTGCTCATGCAGAACATAGACACGGACTAGTCGTAGATCAAGACGATATTAATCAAGCTGCCAGATTGTTATTACCTGGGGTAGACTGTCCCGTTAGACCGATATG TTTCGAGGAGATCGCGGTGTGCTCAAAACGCATAGACGATTCCGAGTACGTTCGTCTCCTCACTATGGATATGGCCTTCAAAATGTTGATCGGCGGACGCACTGATTTAATCGCTCAAGCTATGCTCCTCTTGCCATCCACGAAGATCAACACTGTGAATGACAACGGCTTCACCGCTCTGATGATAGCTTGCATTAATGGCGATGAAACCGCTGTACTAGCTCTCCTAGATGCTGGCGCTGATTTAAACATTGAAAGTCCACCACCGCCAACTGGTCAGTCGGGGAACACCCCTTCCAAGGTTCCCTCAGTGCCGACTGTGTCGAACACCAGGAGTCCAGTCACTCAATCCTCGATTATGTCTCCTGGGAAGAACACTCAAACACTAAATTCCTCCTCTGGTTCGCCAGGCTCGTCTAGTAACGCTTCCAGCAATATATGCTGCAATCAAACTGGAATCAACGCGGAAACTCAACACTGGACTGCTTTAACTTACACCGCCTTGCTGGGTCACTGTAACATTGCCAGAATATTGTTAGAGAGAGGCGCCGCAGTCGAAGGTGGTGCTAAAGTCAGCGAAGACAAATGTACTGTCACGCCTTTACAAGCAGCCACTGCATCTGGCAATAACGAGATGGTGGCGCTCTTATTGGCTCATGGGGCACAGCCATTCTTATCTACCTTGATAAAGGACTCGTTTTCCTATTCTGGATCTGCTCAACGGGGGTGCTACAG TGCGATATCAGTAGCAACGGCTCACGGTCAGCGGAGCTGTCTTCGTCAGTTACTGTCGCATCCGCTAAACTTCTCCGCGAAACGAGGAGAGAAAGAAGTCTTATCGTTGGAAGAGATCCTTGCTGAAGGCAGCGCAGGTACTAGTCCACAGCAACAAACTGTAGATGGAAGAGGAAATCGGAGAGAAGGCAAAGAACCAGTTTTCAACAAGGTGCAGACGAAAGCTTTGCAGGAAGCTATGTATCACAGCGCTGAGAGTAATCATTTAG ATATCACAATGGAACTTCGCGGACTAAAGGTGGGCTGGACATTACATTGCTGGATGCACAGTCTGGCAACAGCCCATGAAATGAGACTAGACTCAGTGATAGATCAGTTGCTTCAAGATTTTCTTCAAGTGTGTCCAGATGACTATTCGACGCAATTTGTACAAGAATGTCTTCCTTTGTTATTCAATATCTTTAGGTACAGTAAG AAGGAAGGTACGACGCTTCTTCTTGCTGATATTTTCTGTACGTGCTTTGGATGGGAACCGATAAAACCCATCAGAGACACTACGCTCTCCAGTGGATCAAGGATCGATCccaaatttgtaaataacccGGAGTTGAGTGATGTACAATTTAGAGTAGAGGGCAGAGTGTTTTACGGCCATAAAATTGTGTTGGTCACATCGTCTCCGAGATTTAGGAATATGTTAAGTTCGAAGTTGTGCGAGGGTAATCCCCCTATTGTACAGATTAACGATATTAGATACCACATTTTCCAG ATGGTTATGGAATTTCTGTATCACGGTGGATGTGCTACATTGGAAGTGAATCAAAGTGATGTTTTGGAGTTGATGGCTGCCGCAAACTTCTTCCAGTTAGACGGTTTACTTAGGTATTGCGAAGCACAGTGTTCTTCTATGGTTGATCTCGACAACATTGTTTCAATGTACATTCATGCGaag GTTTACAATGCAACGCAGCTTTTGGAATACTGTCAAGGATTCCTGCTACAAAACATGGTCGCGTTGCTGACCTACGATGACTCAGTCAAGCGTTTACTATTTGCAAAGAAACTGCCTAATCATGATGTTCTTGCAGGCCTCCTTCTGACTTTGCAAGCACGAATAAAGGCTAGACGATCtcaacaacaaaataaaatgaaaacttaG
- the LOC128874545 gene encoding ankyrin repeat and BTB/POZ domain-containing protein 3 isoform X4 → MNVERATMDGCGQQPLFLTGTSGSRGISSPQEQTVQTGTPQEPYGGPLSLSICISDSGHEILRPKPRRPGGGNGRDLYCPPYSKDFAESSPKNGVHNMVHMVAERDTDSVAPTPTPQHPHHSQHHHLSLHEIRALQRRPECTGNSSSDENRSSGHASMSDTGGHTSSSSPPHRHHRAHSPQQLNSVPEDDRLSASVTQRNGRSRSGQNRNRHRATPAKLQVPWSGSGLEDIKLAIQQLTMRSHKSSSTYSSLSGSESSEPAVRRLMRHSSLETINTNVTSADEFVWVDSHNRLVELQQLPWTHHDVLRVLQNGRTREHMDQVSMETIPRLSYLLQRALVRIGRETQRLAKPVGLCSKHEIYSAFKIVLCPALADSCTKACLRAAAMFAVSGDQLKQSKASRSGLQLPVGRFLRWMSDVRLGRMIHEYAAIYLTAGIENLLEEILLQCIPTDPHTTLTATMLEHAIANSGDLWGLLQPYAHLNAGRTASGALAMPRWASVSSLNSSSSSRSGRDAASSAFEPSLLTTCVGSMSELLDLISKVVQAGRSPIPLTAKALNALFYYMRCSQLEHGERGSGIQELAYERAYVVLPPLVEWLRVATAHAEHRHGLVVDQDDINQAARLLLPGVDCPVRPICFEEIAVCSKRIDDSEYVRLLTMDMAFKMLIGGRTDLIAQAMLLLPSTKINTVNDNGFTALMIACINGDETAVLALLDAGADLNIESPPPPTGQSGNTPSKVPSVPTVSNTRSPVTQSSIMSPGKNTQTLNSSSGSPGSSSNASSNICCNQTGINAETQHWTALTYTALLGHCNIARILLERGAAVEGGAKVSEDKCTVTPLQAATASGNNEMVALLLAHGAQPFLSTLIKDSFSYSGSAQRGCYSAISVATAHGQRSCLRQLLSHPLNFSAKRGEKEVLSLEEILAEGSAGTSPQQQTVDGRGNRREGKEPVFNKVQTKALQEAMYHSAESNHLDITMELRGLKVGWTLHCWMHSLATAHEMRLDSVIDQLLQDFLQVCPDDYSTQFVQECLPLLFNIFRYSKKEGTTLLLADIFCTCFGWEPIKPIRDTTLSSGSRIDPKFVNNPELSDVQFRVEGRVFYGHKIVLVTSSPRFRNMLSSKLCEGNPPIVQINDIRYHIFQMVMEFLYHGGCATLEVNQSDVLELMAAANFFQLDGLLRYCEAQCSSMVDLDNIVSMYIHAKVYNATQLLEYCQGFLLQNMVALLTYDDSVKRLLFAKKLPNHDVLAGLLLTLQARIKARRSQQQNKMKT, encoded by the exons ACCTGGCGGTGGCAATGGACGTGATCTATATTGTCCTCCATACTCGAAGGACTTCGCAGAGAGTTCACCGAAAAACGGTGTTCACAATATGGTTCACATGGTGGCTGAGAGAGATACAGACAGCGTGGCTCCAACGCCCACGCCTCAACATCCTCATCACTCTCAGCATCATCATCTCAGTTTGCACGAAATACGCGCGCTTCAG AGGCGACCAGAATGCACAGGCAACAGCTCTTCGGATGAGAATCGATCATCGGGGCACGCGAGCATGTCGGACACAGGTGGCCACACCAGCAGCAGTTCGCCACCCCATCGTCACCACAGGGCGCATAGTCCTCAGCAGCTGAACTCTGTGCCTGAAGACGATCGTCTATCGGCCTCCGTTACCCAGAGAAATGGCAGGAGCAGATCTGGCCAAAATCGCAATAGACACAGAGCCACGCCAGCCAAG TTGCAGGTGCCATGGTCGGGATCCGGTTTGGAAGACATCAAACTGGCGATCCAACAGCTCACGATGCGTTCCCATAAGTCATCGTCCACTTACTCCTCCTTGAGCGGCTCTGAGAGCTCGGAGCCTGCTGTAAGAAGACTGATGCGGCATTCCAGCTTGGAAACCATCAACACCAACGTGACCAGCGCCGATGAATTCGTCTGGGTGGACTCCCACAATAGACTGGTGGAGTTGCAGCAACTACCTTGGACGCACCACGACGTGCTTCGCGTGTTGCAGAATGGTCGTACCAGGGAGCACATGGACCAAGTCTCTATGGAGACTATACCTCGTTTATCTTACCTGCTGCAGAGGGCCTTGGTCAGAATCGGTCGTGAGACTCAGAGACTGGCCAAGCCCGTTGGTCTGTGCAGCAAGCACGAGATCTACAGTGCATTTAAAATCGTCTTGTGCCCTGCCTTGGCTGATTCTTGCACCAAG GCCTGCTTACGCGCCGCCGCGATGTTCGCTGTATCCGGCGACCAATTGAAGCAATCGAAAGCATCCCGATCGGGACTCCAATTACCAGTTGGACGATTTCTTCGTTGGATGTCCGACGTGCGATTAGGAAGAATGATACACGAATACGCCGCCATATATCTGACCGCGGGAATCGAGAATCTCTTGGAAGAAATACTGTTACAATGCATACCGACCGATCCCCACACAACTCTAACGGCGACTATGTTGGAGCACGCCATAGCAAATAGTGGAGATTTATGGGGGCTTCTACAGCCATACGCGCATCTTAATGCTGGACGAACGGCATCAG GTGCTCTTGCAATGCCTCGTTGGGCCAGCGTAAGTTCATTAAACTCGTCGTCGTCATCCCGAAGTGGAAGAGACGCAGCAAGCTCCGCGTTTGAACCGTCACTACTGACCACATGCGTAGGATCTATGTCGGAACTTTTGGATCTAATCTCGAAAGTAGTTCAAGCGGGACGCTCGCCCATACCTCTGACCGCCAAGGCGTTGAACGCGTTGTTTTATTACATGAGGTGTTCACAG CTGGAGCATGGCGAACGGGGTTCTGGGATACAAGAACTGGCGTACGAGCGAGCGTACGTTGTTCTTCCCCCTCTGGTTGAGTGGCTGCGTGTCGCGACTGCTCATGCAGAACATAGACACGGACTAGTCGTAGATCAAGACGATATTAATCAAGCTGCCAGATTGTTATTACCTGGGGTAGACTGTCCCGTTAGACCGATATG TTTCGAGGAGATCGCGGTGTGCTCAAAACGCATAGACGATTCCGAGTACGTTCGTCTCCTCACTATGGATATGGCCTTCAAAATGTTGATCGGCGGACGCACTGATTTAATCGCTCAAGCTATGCTCCTCTTGCCATCCACGAAGATCAACACTGTGAATGACAACGGCTTCACCGCTCTGATGATAGCTTGCATTAATGGCGATGAAACCGCTGTACTAGCTCTCCTAGATGCTGGCGCTGATTTAAACATTGAAAGTCCACCACCGCCAACTGGTCAGTCGGGGAACACCCCTTCCAAGGTTCCCTCAGTGCCGACTGTGTCGAACACCAGGAGTCCAGTCACTCAATCCTCGATTATGTCTCCTGGGAAGAACACTCAAACACTAAATTCCTCCTCTGGTTCGCCAGGCTCGTCTAGTAACGCTTCCAGCAATATATGCTGCAATCAAACTGGAATCAACGCGGAAACTCAACACTGGACTGCTTTAACTTACACCGCCTTGCTGGGTCACTGTAACATTGCCAGAATATTGTTAGAGAGAGGCGCCGCAGTCGAAGGTGGTGCTAAAGTCAGCGAAGACAAATGTACTGTCACGCCTTTACAAGCAGCCACTGCATCTGGCAATAACGAGATGGTGGCGCTCTTATTGGCTCATGGGGCACAGCCATTCTTATCTACCTTGATAAAGGACTCGTTTTCCTATTCTGGATCTGCTCAACGGGGGTGCTACAG TGCGATATCAGTAGCAACGGCTCACGGTCAGCGGAGCTGTCTTCGTCAGTTACTGTCGCATCCGCTAAACTTCTCCGCGAAACGAGGAGAGAAAGAAGTCTTATCGTTGGAAGAGATCCTTGCTGAAGGCAGCGCAGGTACTAGTCCACAGCAACAAACTGTAGATGGAAGAGGAAATCGGAGAGAAGGCAAAGAACCAGTTTTCAACAAGGTGCAGACGAAAGCTTTGCAGGAAGCTATGTATCACAGCGCTGAGAGTAATCATTTAG ATATCACAATGGAACTTCGCGGACTAAAGGTGGGCTGGACATTACATTGCTGGATGCACAGTCTGGCAACAGCCCATGAAATGAGACTAGACTCAGTGATAGATCAGTTGCTTCAAGATTTTCTTCAAGTGTGTCCAGATGACTATTCGACGCAATTTGTACAAGAATGTCTTCCTTTGTTATTCAATATCTTTAGGTACAGTAAG AAGGAAGGTACGACGCTTCTTCTTGCTGATATTTTCTGTACGTGCTTTGGATGGGAACCGATAAAACCCATCAGAGACACTACGCTCTCCAGTGGATCAAGGATCGATCccaaatttgtaaataacccGGAGTTGAGTGATGTACAATTTAGAGTAGAGGGCAGAGTGTTTTACGGCCATAAAATTGTGTTGGTCACATCGTCTCCGAGATTTAGGAATATGTTAAGTTCGAAGTTGTGCGAGGGTAATCCCCCTATTGTACAGATTAACGATATTAGATACCACATTTTCCAG ATGGTTATGGAATTTCTGTATCACGGTGGATGTGCTACATTGGAAGTGAATCAAAGTGATGTTTTGGAGTTGATGGCTGCCGCAAACTTCTTCCAGTTAGACGGTTTACTTAGGTATTGCGAAGCACAGTGTTCTTCTATGGTTGATCTCGACAACATTGTTTCAATGTACATTCATGCGaag GTTTACAATGCAACGCAGCTTTTGGAATACTGTCAAGGATTCCTGCTACAAAACATGGTCGCGTTGCTGACCTACGATGACTCAGTCAAGCGTTTACTATTTGCAAAGAAACTGCCTAATCATGATGTTCTTGCAGGCCTCCTTCTGACTTTGCAAGCACGAATAAAGGCTAGACGATCtcaacaacaaaataaaatgaaaacttaG